From the Mustelus asterias chromosome 22, sMusAst1.hap1.1, whole genome shotgun sequence genome, one window contains:
- the adra1aa gene encoding alpha-1A adrenergic receptor, producing the protein MRYLSENKTSVLIVNCSTCHYPVSVSRAVALGMVLGSFILFAVLGNILVILSVACHRHLQTVTNYFIVNLAMADLLLGCTVLPFSATLEILGHWAFGRVFCTVWAALDVLCSTASIMSLCVISIDRYIGVSYPVRHPSIMTERRGLLTLLAVWLLALVISVGPLLGWKEPAPPDETICKVTEEPGYVLFSAFGSFYVPLTIILVMYCRVYIVARRETRSLRVGRKRERSREDEVTLRIHRRSSPPDSSPRPPELRNKSSHLRTHFSVLLLKFSKEKKAAKTLGIVVGGFILCWLPFFVVLPLGSFFPAYKPPETIFKIAFWLGYFNSCINPIIYPASNQEFKKAFQNILKGRCHHRKQGSTLKSGSSSTGSNHSAGGQKKVVRIPVGTGEAFLKISKSDGVCEWRLFSTLPDQGTKDSRGPFAGRAGTILCCCCGGTEDAPVSDCEAHSAPTLKLQAYSVGDCGHPILHPQLSTIDEWIAIGCKRLIGGPSKFSVAQAVFNFANFNPGTIGSELAN; encoded by the exons ATGAGATACTTGTCTGAAAATAAGACATCGGTGCTGATTGTGAACTGCTCCACTTGCCACTACCCGGTGAGTGTGAGCCGAGCTGTCGCCCTGGGCATGGTGTTGGGCTCCTTCATCCTCTTCGCGGTCCTGGGCAACATCTTGGTCATCCTGTCGGTGGCTTgtcacagacacctccagacggtCACCAACTACTTCATCGTCAACCTGGCCATGGCGGACCTGCTGCTGGGctgcaccgtgctgcccttctcgGCCACCCTGGAGATCCTAGGGCACTGGGCATTCGGCAGGGTCTTCTGCACCGTCTGGGCAGCCCTGGATGTCCTCTGTTCCACCGCCTCCATCATGAGCCTGTGCGTGATTTCCATCGACCGCTACATCGGGGTCAGCTACCCGGTGAGGCATCCCAGCATCATGACGGAGAGAAGGGGGCTCCTCACCCTGCTGGCCGTCTGGCTGTTGGCCCTGGTCATCTCGGTTGGCCCGCTCCTGGGCTGGAAAGAGCCGGCGCCGCCGGACGAGACGATCTGCAAAGTGACCGAGGAGCCCGGCTACGTCTTGTTCTCCGCCTTCGGCTCCTTCTACGTGCCGCTGACCATCATCCTGGTCATGTACTGCAGGGTCTACATCGTGGCCAGGCGGGAGACCAGGAGCCTGAGGGTGGGCAGGAAGAGGGAGAGATCGCGGGAGGACGAGGTGACCTTGCGGATCCACCGCAGGAGCTCGCCGCCGGACAGCTCGCCCCGACCTCCCGAGCTCCGCAACAAGAGCTCTCACTTGAGGACCCACTTCTCGGTCCTGCTACTCAAGTTCTCCAAGGAGAAGAAAGCCGCCAAGACGCTGGGGATAGTGGTGGGGGGCTTCATCCTCTGCTGGCTCCCGTTCTTCGTCGTTCTACCCTTAG GTTCTTTCTTCCCTGCCTACAAACCCCCAGAGACCATCTTCAAAATAGCCTTTTGGTTGGGCTATTTCAACAGCTGCATCAACCCCATCATATACCCGGCTTCCAACCAAGAATTCAAGAAGGCGTTCCAGAACATCTTGAAGGGTCGCTGCCACCACAGGAAACAGGGGTCCACTTTGAAGAGCGGCAGCAGCAGCACAGGCAGCAATCACAGCGCAGGCGGGCAGAAGAAGGTGGTGCGGATTCCCGTCGGCACTGGGGAGGCTTTCCTCAAGATCTCCAAGTCGGACGGCGTCTGCGAGTGGAGGCTGTTCTCCACCCTGCCGGATCAGGGCACCAAGGACAGCCGGGGGCCCTTCGCTGGGAGAGCTGGGACAATTTTGTGCTGCTGTTGCGGCGGCACTGAGGATGCCCCCGTGTCAGACTGTGAAGCCCACAGTGCACCCACTTTGAAACTCCAAGCTTACTCGGTGGGCGATTGCGGGCACCCC ATTCTCCATCCTCAGCTTTCCACCATCGATGAGTGGATTGCAATAGGATGCAAAAGATTAATAGGTGGTCCGAGTAA GTTCTCCGTGGCTCAGGCAGTCTTCAACTTTGCAAACTTCAACCCTGGCACCATTGGATCAGAACTTGCCAATTGA